In the Chroococcidiopsis sp. SAG 2025 genome, one interval contains:
- a CDS encoding NmrA family NAD(P)-binding protein: MESKIGRVLLIGVTGGTGKNAVKGFLDTGVTDLHAITRKIDLSRPNLSKISDAGVELVEANLDDEASLQAALKGISAVYCHGLSADAAKPDPQEIERAHRLARAAVDAKIEHLVYNSAGGAERNSGVSHIEQKYQVEQVFKQAGLPTTMLRACLFMEEFWKKYTRPSILKGVFSFSLQPDRPLHLITTRDMGRIAAYVMKNAQKYIGQEIELAGDVLTPLQMAQSFSEAQSMPVVYREIPAWIFLLLWRWELFALIKWYRTQGYQADVRRLREAEFPRLLTTFSEFLAETHWANKELTYENL, translated from the coding sequence ATGGAATCAAAAATTGGTAGGGTTTTGCTAATAGGAGTGACTGGCGGCACTGGCAAAAACGCAGTCAAGGGATTTCTTGATACTGGAGTTACTGACTTACACGCCATCACTAGAAAAATCGACCTGAGCCGCCCTAATTTGTCAAAAATAAGTGATGCAGGCGTTGAGCTAGTTGAGGCTAACTTGGATGATGAAGCATCGCTTCAAGCAGCTTTGAAGGGAATTTCGGCTGTCTACTGCCACGGTTTGTCTGCCGATGCTGCTAAACCCGATCCACAAGAGATCGAGAGAGCGCACCGACTGGCACGAGCGGCTGTTGATGCCAAGATCGAGCATTTGGTGTATAACTCCGCAGGTGGGGCAGAGAGAAATTCTGGAGTCAGCCATATCGAGCAGAAGTATCAGGTGGAGCAAGTTTTCAAACAGGCTGGCTTGCCAACAACTATGCTCAGAGCTTGTCTATTTATGGAAGAGTTTTGGAAGAAGTACACGCGACCATCCATCCTTAAAGGGGTCTTCTCCTTTTCGCTTCAGCCCGACAGACCGCTACATCTAATTACAACGAGGGATATGGGACGCATTGCTGCTTATGTCATGAAAAATGCACAAAAGTACATTGGTCAAGAAATTGAGCTGGCAGGCGACGTGCTAACTCCTTTACAAATGGCGCAGAGCTTCTCAGAAGCACAGTCCATGCCAGTTGTCTACAGAGAAATACCTGCATGGATATTTCTACTTCTTTGGCGATGGGAACTATTTGCCCTGATTAAGTGGTATCGCACGCAAGGCTATCAAGCCGATGTTAGGCGCTTAAGAGAAGCGGAATTTCCCAGACTCCTGACTACATTCAGTGAATTTCTGGCAGAAACTCACTGGGCAAACAAAGAACTTACTTACGAAAATCTGTGA
- a CDS encoding translocation/assembly module TamB domain-containing protein, whose protein sequence is MGRGNPTLGLAIMAGSTLLSNFQDNTTEIGEALGIDELRLFPTIVTEPEEQASVLGLAAEAVFDITNDFSISFSRVFAADAPWRYNLIYRLNDQILVRASTNLSGESQLLVEYEARF, encoded by the coding sequence TTGGGTAGAGGAAATCCTACACTAGGACTTGCCATAATGGCAGGTTCTACCCTACTGTCCAACTTCCAAGACAATACTACCGAGATTGGTGAGGCTTTAGGCATCGATGAATTACGCTTGTTTCCTACCATCGTCACCGAACCAGAAGAACAGGCATCTGTCCTCGGTTTAGCAGCAGAAGCAGTGTTTGACATCACCAACGATTTCTCTATCTCCTTCTCGCGGGTATTTGCTGCTGACGCTCCCTGGCGTTACAACTTGATTTATCGCCTCAACGACCAAATCTTGGTACGTGCCTCTACCAATTTGAGCGGCGAGAGTCAGTTGCTAGTAGAGTACGAGGCAAGATTTTAA